The following proteins are co-located in the Podarcis raffonei isolate rPodRaf1 chromosome 5, rPodRaf1.pri, whole genome shotgun sequence genome:
- the NUP50 gene encoding nuclear pore complex protein Nup50 isoform X2: MAKRVAEKELTDRNWDQEEETEEVGTFSVASEEVLKNRAIKKAKRRNVGFEAESGGAFKGFKGFVLPSGGGGFSGFGNGTGTKPLGGLSNGGGSIANSSSFTNLKTAAETTTTFSSVVSSGSVNNTVTEKKPVSVEANGESQQPLSSGFTENKACSPDAYHKQLAALNCSVRDWIVKHVNANPLCDLSPIFRDYEKYLAEIEQRGMNSDSGSESDSNKTVGTQPGSAFGSPNLQQSSTFFFNNNKSENAPGKKTEMEKKTEPKLGSMSTVSFTFSKSVDNSGLNSGALPSFSFSPGSASLFGKDTSQGKVVSSFSSKALDIQTESGGSEDKGGDEEDEEPPKAVVNEIKEDDAFYSKKCKVFYKKDNEFKEKGIGTLHLKHAGNQKIQLLVRADTNLGNILLNILVPPKMPCSRTGKNNVLIVCVPNPPIDEKNATVPVPILIRVKTSQDADELHKILLEKKEV, translated from the exons ATGGCTAAGAGAGTAGCAGAAAAGGAGCTGACTGACAGGAACTGGGATCAAGAAGAAGAAACTGAAGAG GTGGGAACGTTCTCAGTGGCCAGTGAAGAGGTTTTAAAGAACAGAGCAATTAAGAAGGCAAAGCGTAGAAATGTGGGGTTTGAG GCTGAGAGTGGTGGAGCTTTTAAAGGTTTTAAAGGTTTCGTTTTGCCGTCTGGAGGTGGAGGATTTTCTGGCTTTGGCAATGGCACCGGAACAAAGCCTTTAGGGGGGCTATCCAATGGCGGCGGCAGCATTGCAAATAGCTCATCGTTCACCAATTTAAAGACAGCTGCTGAAACAACTACTACATTTA GTTCTGTGGTGTCCAGTGGTTCAGTGAATAATACTGTAACTGAGAAAAAGCCTGTAAGTGTGGAAGCAAATGGTGAGAGCCAGCAGCCATTGTCCTCTGGATTCACTGAGAACAAAGCATGCAGCCCTGATGCTTATCATAAACAGTTAGCCGCTCTAAATTGTTCGGTGCGTGACTGGATAGTAAAACATGTAAATGCCAATCCACTCTGTGACCTCTCGCCGATTTTCCGAGACTATGAGAAATATTTAGCTGAGATAGAGCAACGCGGAATGAATAGTGACAGCGGTTCTGAAAGTGACAGTAACAAGACAGTTGGAACTCAGCCTGGGTCTGCATTTGGGAGTCCGAATCTTCAGCAGAGTTCAACGTTTTTCTTCAATAACAACAAATCTGAGAATGCACcaggaaagaaaacagaaatggaaaagaaaacgGAACCAAAACTGGGGTCTATGTCAACTGTCTCCTTTACTTTTAGCAAGAGCGTAGACAACTCTGGTCTGAATTCTGGTGCATTACCTAGTTTCTCATTCTCTCCTGGAAGTGCAAGTTTATTTGGAAAAGATACAAGCCAAGGCAAGGTTGTTTCTTCATTTTCCAGCAAAGCACTAGATATTCAGACAGAAAGTGGTGGCAGTGAAGATAAAG GGGGTGATGAAGAAGATGAGGAGCCACCAAAAGCAGTAGTGAATGAAATAAAGGAAGACGATGCCTTCTACTCAAAGAA GTGCAAAGTTTTTTACAAGAAAGATAATGAATTTAAAGAAAAAGGTATAGGAACGCTACACTTAAAACATGCAGGAAATCAGAAGATTCAGCTATTAGTACGGGCAGATACCAACTTag GCAACATATTGCTGAACATTTTGGTGCCTCCTAAGATGCCATGCTCCAGAACAGGGAAGAACAACGTGCTCATTGTCTGTGTTCCAAATCCACCCATTGATGAGAAGAATGCTACCGTCCCTGTTCCTATATTGATAAGAGTGAAAACAAGTCAGGATGCAGATGAGTTGCACAAAATTTTACTGGAGAAGAAGGAGGTCTAA
- the NUP50 gene encoding nuclear pore complex protein Nup50 isoform X3, whose protein sequence is MAKRVAEKELTDRNWDQEEETEEVRKVGTFSVASEEVLKNRAIKKAKRRNVGFEAESGGAFKGFKGFVLPSGGGGFSGFGNGTGTKPLGGLSNGGGSIANSSSFTNLKTAAETTTTFSSVVSSGSVNNTVTEKKPVSVEANGGDEEDEEPPKAVVNEIKEDDAFYSKKCKVFYKKDNEFKEKGIGTLHLKHAGNQKIQLLVRADTNLGNILLNILVPPKMPCSRTGKNNVLIVCVPNPPIDEKNATVPVPILIRVKTSQDADELHKILLEKKEV, encoded by the exons ATGGCTAAGAGAGTAGCAGAAAAGGAGCTGACTGACAGGAACTGGGATCAAGAAGAAGAAACTGAAGAGGTAAGGAAG GTGGGAACGTTCTCAGTGGCCAGTGAAGAGGTTTTAAAGAACAGAGCAATTAAGAAGGCAAAGCGTAGAAATGTGGGGTTTGAG GCTGAGAGTGGTGGAGCTTTTAAAGGTTTTAAAGGTTTCGTTTTGCCGTCTGGAGGTGGAGGATTTTCTGGCTTTGGCAATGGCACCGGAACAAAGCCTTTAGGGGGGCTATCCAATGGCGGCGGCAGCATTGCAAATAGCTCATCGTTCACCAATTTAAAGACAGCTGCTGAAACAACTACTACATTTA GTTCTGTGGTGTCCAGTGGTTCAGTGAATAATACTGTAACTGAGAAAAAGCCTGTAAGTGTGGAAGCAAATG GGGGTGATGAAGAAGATGAGGAGCCACCAAAAGCAGTAGTGAATGAAATAAAGGAAGACGATGCCTTCTACTCAAAGAA GTGCAAAGTTTTTTACAAGAAAGATAATGAATTTAAAGAAAAAGGTATAGGAACGCTACACTTAAAACATGCAGGAAATCAGAAGATTCAGCTATTAGTACGGGCAGATACCAACTTag GCAACATATTGCTGAACATTTTGGTGCCTCCTAAGATGCCATGCTCCAGAACAGGGAAGAACAACGTGCTCATTGTCTGTGTTCCAAATCCACCCATTGATGAGAAGAATGCTACCGTCCCTGTTCCTATATTGATAAGAGTGAAAACAAGTCAGGATGCAGATGAGTTGCACAAAATTTTACTGGAGAAGAAGGAGGTCTAA
- the NUP50 gene encoding nuclear pore complex protein Nup50 isoform X1, whose amino-acid sequence MAKRVAEKELTDRNWDQEEETEEVRKVGTFSVASEEVLKNRAIKKAKRRNVGFEAESGGAFKGFKGFVLPSGGGGFSGFGNGTGTKPLGGLSNGGGSIANSSSFTNLKTAAETTTTFSSVVSSGSVNNTVTEKKPVSVEANGESQQPLSSGFTENKACSPDAYHKQLAALNCSVRDWIVKHVNANPLCDLSPIFRDYEKYLAEIEQRGMNSDSGSESDSNKTVGTQPGSAFGSPNLQQSSTFFFNNNKSENAPGKKTEMEKKTEPKLGSMSTVSFTFSKSVDNSGLNSGALPSFSFSPGSASLFGKDTSQGKVVSSFSSKALDIQTESGGSEDKGGDEEDEEPPKAVVNEIKEDDAFYSKKCKVFYKKDNEFKEKGIGTLHLKHAGNQKIQLLVRADTNLGNILLNILVPPKMPCSRTGKNNVLIVCVPNPPIDEKNATVPVPILIRVKTSQDADELHKILLEKKEV is encoded by the exons ATGGCTAAGAGAGTAGCAGAAAAGGAGCTGACTGACAGGAACTGGGATCAAGAAGAAGAAACTGAAGAGGTAAGGAAG GTGGGAACGTTCTCAGTGGCCAGTGAAGAGGTTTTAAAGAACAGAGCAATTAAGAAGGCAAAGCGTAGAAATGTGGGGTTTGAG GCTGAGAGTGGTGGAGCTTTTAAAGGTTTTAAAGGTTTCGTTTTGCCGTCTGGAGGTGGAGGATTTTCTGGCTTTGGCAATGGCACCGGAACAAAGCCTTTAGGGGGGCTATCCAATGGCGGCGGCAGCATTGCAAATAGCTCATCGTTCACCAATTTAAAGACAGCTGCTGAAACAACTACTACATTTA GTTCTGTGGTGTCCAGTGGTTCAGTGAATAATACTGTAACTGAGAAAAAGCCTGTAAGTGTGGAAGCAAATGGTGAGAGCCAGCAGCCATTGTCCTCTGGATTCACTGAGAACAAAGCATGCAGCCCTGATGCTTATCATAAACAGTTAGCCGCTCTAAATTGTTCGGTGCGTGACTGGATAGTAAAACATGTAAATGCCAATCCACTCTGTGACCTCTCGCCGATTTTCCGAGACTATGAGAAATATTTAGCTGAGATAGAGCAACGCGGAATGAATAGTGACAGCGGTTCTGAAAGTGACAGTAACAAGACAGTTGGAACTCAGCCTGGGTCTGCATTTGGGAGTCCGAATCTTCAGCAGAGTTCAACGTTTTTCTTCAATAACAACAAATCTGAGAATGCACcaggaaagaaaacagaaatggaaaagaaaacgGAACCAAAACTGGGGTCTATGTCAACTGTCTCCTTTACTTTTAGCAAGAGCGTAGACAACTCTGGTCTGAATTCTGGTGCATTACCTAGTTTCTCATTCTCTCCTGGAAGTGCAAGTTTATTTGGAAAAGATACAAGCCAAGGCAAGGTTGTTTCTTCATTTTCCAGCAAAGCACTAGATATTCAGACAGAAAGTGGTGGCAGTGAAGATAAAG GGGGTGATGAAGAAGATGAGGAGCCACCAAAAGCAGTAGTGAATGAAATAAAGGAAGACGATGCCTTCTACTCAAAGAA GTGCAAAGTTTTTTACAAGAAAGATAATGAATTTAAAGAAAAAGGTATAGGAACGCTACACTTAAAACATGCAGGAAATCAGAAGATTCAGCTATTAGTACGGGCAGATACCAACTTag GCAACATATTGCTGAACATTTTGGTGCCTCCTAAGATGCCATGCTCCAGAACAGGGAAGAACAACGTGCTCATTGTCTGTGTTCCAAATCCACCCATTGATGAGAAGAATGCTACCGTCCCTGTTCCTATATTGATAAGAGTGAAAACAAGTCAGGATGCAGATGAGTTGCACAAAATTTTACTGGAGAAGAAGGAGGTCTAA